From a single Phragmites australis chromosome 7, lpPhrAust1.1, whole genome shotgun sequence genomic region:
- the LOC133925192 gene encoding N-acylphosphatidylethanolamine synthase-like isoform X4: MVYNLQIEQSAEIWTNDPLMWGFKGFPTTDAQLGRWVLTAEDICFKNVVLSYMFRLGKCIPITRGAGIYQDHMNEALEVLSDGGWLHSFPEGKIAQDSQPIRRLKWGTASLIARAPITPIVLPIVHSGFEKVMPEKLFFGRRPPVPLCNKEIEIIVGEPIEFDMASLKQEASMVPRDSSSERKGSSTVTLDGLDEAAQRWLYQKMSDKIQSVMERLRKTLLNLKQH; this comes from the exons ATGATCCGCTTATGTGGGGATTCAAGGGTTTTCCCACTACAGATGCACAACTTGGAAGGTGGGTGCTGACAGCAGAAGATATCTGCTTCAAGAATGTAGTTTTGTCTTACATGTTTCGACTTG GGAAATGCATACCGATCACAAGAGGCGCAGGAATCTATCAAGACCATATGAATGAAGCCCTTGAAGTACTTAGCGATGGAGGCTGG ttgcattcattccctGAAGGAAAAATAGCACAAGATTCTCAGCCAATTAGAAGATTGAAGTGGGGAACTGCCAGTCTTATTGCCCGAGCACCTATAACTCCAATAGTTTTGCCAATTGTTCACTCAGGCTTTGAAAAG GTCATGCCAGAGAAATTATTCTTTGGACGGCGACCACCAGTGCCACTCTGCAACAAGGAGATAGAGATCATCGTTGGAGAGCCAATAGAGTTCGACATGGCAAGCTTGAAGCAGGAAGCATCAATGGTACCCCGTGATTCATCCTCCGAAAGGAAGGGGTCGTCGACCGTCACATTGGATGGGCTAGACGAGGCTGCGCAGAGATGGCTTTACCAGAAGATGTCGGATAAGATCCAATCTGTCATGGAGAGATTGCGGAAAACACTTCTGAACTTGAAGCAGCattga
- the LOC133925192 gene encoding N-acylphosphatidylethanolamine synthase-like isoform X6, with protein sequence MWGFKGFPTTDAQLGRWVLTAEDICFKNVVLSYMFRLGKCIPITRGAGIYQDHMNEALEVLSDGGWLHSFPEGKIAQDSQPIRRLKWGTASLIARAPITPIVLPIVHSGFEKVMPEKLFFGRRPPVPLCNKEIEIIVGEPIEFDMASLKQEASMVPRDSSSERKGSSTVTLDGLDEAAQRWLYQKMSDKIQSVMERLRKTLLNLKQH encoded by the exons ATGTGGGGATTCAAGGGTTTTCCCACTACAGATGCACAACTTGGAAGGTGGGTGCTGACAGCAGAAGATATCTGCTTCAAGAATGTAGTTTTGTCTTACATGTTTCGACTTG GGAAATGCATACCGATCACAAGAGGCGCAGGAATCTATCAAGACCATATGAATGAAGCCCTTGAAGTACTTAGCGATGGAGGCTGG ttgcattcattccctGAAGGAAAAATAGCACAAGATTCTCAGCCAATTAGAAGATTGAAGTGGGGAACTGCCAGTCTTATTGCCCGAGCACCTATAACTCCAATAGTTTTGCCAATTGTTCACTCAGGCTTTGAAAAG GTCATGCCAGAGAAATTATTCTTTGGACGGCGACCACCAGTGCCACTCTGCAACAAGGAGATAGAGATCATCGTTGGAGAGCCAATAGAGTTCGACATGGCAAGCTTGAAGCAGGAAGCATCAATGGTACCCCGTGATTCATCCTCCGAAAGGAAGGGGTCGTCGACCGTCACATTGGATGGGCTAGACGAGGCTGCGCAGAGATGGCTTTACCAGAAGATGTCGGATAAGATCCAATCTGTCATGGAGAGATTGCGGAAAACACTTCTGAACTTGAAGCAGCattga
- the LOC133925192 gene encoding N-acylphosphatidylethanolamine synthase-like isoform X1 has translation MEASADGGAAAAAASRTMRWAGRAGHLGGVPRAAMFAAVGAFAKAYASLLNTTTVHNADDLLRLVSSRPAGTPLLTVSNHMSTVDDPLMWGFKGFPTTDAQLGRWVLTAEDICFKNVVLSYMFRLGKCIPITRGAGIYQDHMNEALEVLSDGGWLHSFPEGKIAQDSQPIRRLKWGTASLIARAPITPIVLPIVHSGFEKVMPEKLFFGRRPPVPLCNKEIEIIVGEPIEFDMASLKQEASMVPRDSSSERKGSSTVTLDGLDEAAQRWLYQKMSDKIQSVMERLRKTLLNLKQH, from the exons ATGGAGGCGTCCGCGGACGGGGGGGCAGCGGCCGCCGCAGCCTCGCGAACGATGCGGTGGGCGGGCCGCGCGGGGCATCTTGGCGGCGTCCCGCGCGCCGCGATGTTCGCCGCCGTGGGCGCGTTCGCCAAGGCGTACGCCTCGCTGCTCAACACCACCACCGTCCACAACGCCGACGACCTCCTCCGACTCGTCTCGTCGAGGCCCGCTGGCACGCCGCTCCTCACCGTCAGCAACCACATGTCCAC GGTAGATGATCCGCTTATGTGGGGATTCAAGGGTTTTCCCACTACAGATGCACAACTTGGAAGGTGGGTGCTGACAGCAGAAGATATCTGCTTCAAGAATGTAGTTTTGTCTTACATGTTTCGACTTG GGAAATGCATACCGATCACAAGAGGCGCAGGAATCTATCAAGACCATATGAATGAAGCCCTTGAAGTACTTAGCGATGGAGGCTGG ttgcattcattccctGAAGGAAAAATAGCACAAGATTCTCAGCCAATTAGAAGATTGAAGTGGGGAACTGCCAGTCTTATTGCCCGAGCACCTATAACTCCAATAGTTTTGCCAATTGTTCACTCAGGCTTTGAAAAG GTCATGCCAGAGAAATTATTCTTTGGACGGCGACCACCAGTGCCACTCTGCAACAAGGAGATAGAGATCATCGTTGGAGAGCCAATAGAGTTCGACATGGCAAGCTTGAAGCAGGAAGCATCAATGGTACCCCGTGATTCATCCTCCGAAAGGAAGGGGTCGTCGACCGTCACATTGGATGGGCTAGACGAGGCTGCGCAGAGATGGCTTTACCAGAAGATGTCGGATAAGATCCAATCTGTCATGGAGAGATTGCGGAAAACACTTCTGAACTTGAAGCAGCattga
- the LOC133925192 gene encoding N-acylphosphatidylethanolamine synthase-like isoform X5 → MEKQPAAHNMVDDPLMWGFKGFPTTDAQLGRWVLTAEDICFKNVVLSYMFRLGKCIPITRGAGIYQDHMNEALEVLSDGGWLHSFPEGKIAQDSQPIRRLKWGTASLIARAPITPIVLPIVHSGFEKVMPEKLFFGRRPPVPLCNKEIEIIVGEPIEFDMASLKQEASMVPRDSSSERKGSSTVTLDGLDEAAQRWLYQKMSDKIQSVMERLRKTLLNLKQH, encoded by the exons GGTAGATGATCCGCTTATGTGGGGATTCAAGGGTTTTCCCACTACAGATGCACAACTTGGAAGGTGGGTGCTGACAGCAGAAGATATCTGCTTCAAGAATGTAGTTTTGTCTTACATGTTTCGACTTG GGAAATGCATACCGATCACAAGAGGCGCAGGAATCTATCAAGACCATATGAATGAAGCCCTTGAAGTACTTAGCGATGGAGGCTGG ttgcattcattccctGAAGGAAAAATAGCACAAGATTCTCAGCCAATTAGAAGATTGAAGTGGGGAACTGCCAGTCTTATTGCCCGAGCACCTATAACTCCAATAGTTTTGCCAATTGTTCACTCAGGCTTTGAAAAG GTCATGCCAGAGAAATTATTCTTTGGACGGCGACCACCAGTGCCACTCTGCAACAAGGAGATAGAGATCATCGTTGGAGAGCCAATAGAGTTCGACATGGCAAGCTTGAAGCAGGAAGCATCAATGGTACCCCGTGATTCATCCTCCGAAAGGAAGGGGTCGTCGACCGTCACATTGGATGGGCTAGACGAGGCTGCGCAGAGATGGCTTTACCAGAAGATGTCGGATAAGATCCAATCTGTCATGGAGAGATTGCGGAAAACACTTCTGAACTTGAAGCAGCattga